The following nucleotide sequence is from Gymnodinialimonas phycosphaerae.
CAACGCCAATCATGACCCACACCAGCCAAAGAGCGGTCCCGCCGAGCAGGAGACCGAGAACCGCGCGTAGCAGGCTCATCCACCTCCCTGGTTTCGGGAGGCGCCGGACCAATCCGGGCCGCGCGGCGATGACCAGGTACGGGGCTGCCAGTCCAAGGCCGAGGAACGTGAAGACGACCGCGATGTCGATGCCGCGACCTGCCAGCGCGAAGGCGACGGCCGTTCCGAGGAAGGGGGCCGAACACGGGGTCGCGAGGATGGCTGCGAAAGCCCCCGCGGCAAAATCCCCGGACAGGCCTTGCTCTGAGCCTGCATTCGCCAGCCGCGTCTGCAGGCGAGACGGCAGCACAATCTCGAACGCGCCTGCGAGATTGGCTGCGAATACCCCAACAACCAGCAACATCAGGGAGAGGAAGAGCGGGTTCTGGAATTGAAGGCCCCATCCCACCGTGACGCCGATCTCCCGCAGCACGAAAAGAACGGCAGCGAGGCCCCACATGAATGCCATCGCGCCCGCGGCCGAAGCGAGAAACCCCTGTCGGACCGCAATCCTGTCGTCGCCACCCAGCCGCATGGCGGAAGCGAGCTTGATCGACAGAACTGGAAGGACACAAGGCATCGCGTTGAGAACGAGGCCTCCAATGAACGCGGTGGCAGCGATCCAGACCAGCGCCGCAAGATTGACGCCTGAGGTCGCGACAGCGAATGGCGGTTCAGGCGGTTCCGAAAGGGATCGGGGGGCTGCGCTTACGGCGAACCCGCCCGCGTCAGTCACCGTCACCGAGATGTCCTGCAAAGGGCTGTCCGGCGCAGAGAGGATCGGAACGCGGGCCCAGAGGAGATATCCATCTTCGCCAAGGCGGATGTCCGGGCGGCCGAGAGAGGCAAACGGCCCAAGCTCGGCAAAGATGTCCGGTGCGGTGAAGGGCGCTTCGGCGCGCATCGAGACCACCACCGCGCTCATGGCCGGATCCACATAAGCGGAGATGTCGGTGATACCTGTCGCCGATGCATCGACAGGAACCCGATCGGCAAACGCCGTGATGCGTGCCGCGCTCGCCTCGTCAATACCGATTCCGGTCGGCACATCGAGGGACAAGGTGAACTCCTGTGGAACGCAGATGTCCGAGCACGTGAGCAGCGTCACGTCCGCAGAAAGCCGAACCGGCGCGCCCGGTTCCTCCAGCGTTATGCGGATCGGAAAGACAACCTCGTCGTGATAGCCGAAGTTCTCGATGCCGAATGCGGTGAAGCGGTCCGGCGCCGGCCACTGGAAATCGATCGACGCAATATTCTGCGATCCCGACCAGTCGATCTCCGGTGGAAAGCCAACCTCCCCGGGCGTGCGCCAGTAGGTCTTCCAGCCCTCGGCGAGATCCAGCGCCAACCCGGCCGAAAGCGTGCCGGCCCCTGGCGCAATCCCGTTCTCGACGGTCAGCAGCCGCGCGGTCACTGCCGGTGTCGTGACGGGATCAGAACTGGCGGCGCCGACTTGGGACGAGGCGGCGGAAAGGAAGATGGCCGCGAGCATGGCGCCCGCCAGAATGCGGAGACAGTCTGCCCTGAAACGGGTCAGCATACCGAGGACCAGCCTTCCTCTCGCTCCATGCTGATGATCCGGCGCAAGGTTCGATCCGAGATCTCTCCCTGGATCACGGTACGGCCGACCACCATTGCAGGCGTCCCCACGAAAGCGAACAGGCGCGAGAGCGCGGCACTGATTTCAAGTTCGCGAGAGACGCTTTCGCTCTCCATGTCTGCGATCAGTCGATCGTGGTCTACGCCAATCCGCTCGGACAGCAGGGACAGGTATTCCGCGTTCGCGCGGAACGGGCTTGTCAGAAGGCTCTCATGGAACGCTATGTAGGTGTCCTGGCGCTTTGCGGCGAGCGCAGCGCGCGCTGCAAGGATCGAGGTTTCGCCAAGAAGCGGCAGCTCATGCCACTCGATGGCGACCTCTGAGCCAAGTTCGGATCCCAGTTCTGACAGACGCTTGGTCTGCACCCTGCAATATGGACAGTAGTAGTCGGCGAAAGACGCAATCGGGACCACGCCTTCGGATCTCGCCGCAGTCCCGAAGAGATGCGAACACAGATCTGCGCGGAGGCTGTCAGGGCTCACTCGCGCCGGTGTTTCCTCTGATCCGCCAACGCTCAGACCCGCAAACGGATTGAGGCCCGAAGAGACGGATCCGCCCGCGACCCGTCGAAATCCCGGCGGGTCATCGAGGGGTTCAAACTCGGGCAAACCTTCGAACAGGGAAGGCAGCACGCGAAATCCGCCGATCACGGCGCCGCCTGCAACAAGCATCAAGAGAAGTGTGCGCCTGTCGGCCATCAAAACGTTCCCGAACCGTCGAAACCATTTGCAGTCCATCACCGCCGGTAGGTCAAGGATACATACCGATACAAAAATCACCGCCTTGTCAGGTTGATGGATAGCGCGAAGCGGGTAAGAAATTCATGGGCGCCAAACCGAGCACACGACAAGATGTGAGAGCAGAATGAATTCAAAGACTGTCACGGTCGCGATCGCATTCATTGCGGCTTTCGTCGGAGTTGGCTGGTGGCTATTCGCGCCGGGCGGCAACGAGCAAAATCCAACGGCTGCCTCGGACGCAGTGGCTGTCGCACAAGGCTCGCCCATGGTCGAGGTGCAGGTGCCTGAAACACTCTCGGGACAGGCGCAGATCGGGCAACGCGGGTTCGAGGGTCTGTGCGCCCAGTGTCATGGCGAGAACGCGGCCGGACGTCAGGGGATCGGGCCGGCGCTCGTTCACCGTATCTATGAACCCAGCCACCACGCAGATGCCGCGTTTCTTCTGGCTGCCCAGAACGGCGTGAGGGCGCATCATTGGAATTTCGGGAACATGCCGCCGGTTGAAGGCGTCACGCGCGCCGATGTCATGGCCATCACCGCGTATGTCCGTGAACTGCAGCGTGCGAACGGGATCAATTGATGCGAACCGGGCATCGCACCTTGGCCAGAGCCATTCTCGTCGTCTGCGTCATGCTGTCGATGGCCCTCTCGTCTTTGCCCGATACCGCTGCCGCAATGGGCGGAGTGTTCGAGCAAGTACACTTGCACGACCATGCGGACGCTCATCGAGGCCATGCCGAGGATGAAAACGCAGCGGTGGACCGGCATTGTCATCCGGGGCTCGATTGCAAGACCGTATCCGTGTTTCTGAATAGTCCCCGGTTCGAAATCCAAGTTGCGGAATTCGTCCATCGCTTTGCTTTGACTAGAAGCGATGGCCAAAGCTTGACGATACCTTTTGATCTACCGCCTCCCCGAAATGGGTCGTGAGTCTTTCAAGAATTTCGACCCCCGAGACGAGGAGAAACCCCATGAACATCAGACTGACGAGCATTGCTCTTGCCAGTGTCATCGCCGGTGCGGCGGCGCTGGCGCACACGGGCGCCACCGGCGTCGTCCTGGAGCGCATGGAAGGCATGAAGGCTATGGGCGATGCGGTGCAGGCCGTCGCCCCCATGATGCGCGGCGAACGCGAATACGATCCAGACGCCTTGAGGCGCGCGGCGGAAACCATCGGGGCGCATTCCGGCAGCGCAATGACGGACCTGTTCCCCGAAGGCAGCAACGGCGATCCCTCCGAGGCCCGCGATCTGATCTGGGAGGAGTGGGACAGGTTCGCCGCCCTCGCTGAGCAGATGCAGGTGGCCGCACGCGGTCTCGCCCTAGCCGCAGACAACGGCCTCGCTCATGAGCAAGGTGGGATGTCTACCGGCACCATGATGGGCGGCGGCAGCATGATGGGTGGAAACGGCAGCGCCATGATGGGCAGTGGCAGCGGCATGATGGGCGGCGGCATGATGAGTGGCATGACGGCCGCTGATATCGGCGCCATGCCCGCCGATGCGGCCTTCGCGATGGCGAGCCAGGTCTGTTCGGCCTGCCACACCCGGTTTCGCGCCGAGGACGAGTGACGATGCGACCGGTCCTGAAATTCGGCGCAGCGACTGCGGTGCTTGGTGTCGCCACCGTCGCTGCGCTGGCCGCATGGCCGGTTGGGGTAGAGCCGGAACCGATCGAGCTGGTCGGAGATATCGAGCGCGGGGCCTATCTGGCCCGCGCCAGCGGCTGCATTGCCTGTCACACCAACTTCGAGGACGGAGGCGCGCCGCTTGCCGGCGGCGCGCCGCTTCCAACTGATTTCGGCACGTTCTATCCGCCGAATATTACCACTGACCCCGACTTTGGCATCGGAGCGTGGACTGTCGAGGACTTTGCGCGCGCGGTGCGGCAAGGCATCGGGCCGGATGGCGCGCCCTACTATCCGACATTCACCTATCCGTTCTACGCTGACTTTTCCGACCAGGAAATTGCCGACCTCTGGGCCGCATTCCAGACTGTTCCTCCGGTGGCCGAAAATGCGCCCTCGCATGACGTGGTGTTCCCTTTCGATCAGCGCTGGGGTCTGAAGCTCTGGCGGGCGGCCTATCTCGATGATCCTGAGACGGAGCCGGTCGATGGGCAGAGTGAGATGTGGAACCGCGGGCGGGAACTGGTTCGGGGCGCGACGCATTGCGGCGCCTGCCATACGGAGCGGAACCTTGCGGGTGCGCGCGTGCTCGACGCCGTGTTCGCCGGCAACGATGCGCTTCCCGGCGGCAACGACGCTCCGTCGATCAGATCCCCCGACCTGATTGCGGGCGGCTGGACCGTCTCCAACCTCGCCTACGCTCTCAGAACGGGCATCACGCCCTCCGGCGACGCTTTCGGAGGCTCGATGGGAGAGGTCGTCATGTACGGGACGAGCTTCCTGACACCCGCGGATCTCGAAGCGATGGCTACATACCTGCTCGACAGCGATGTCGCCGGGATCGAGATGGCAGGTGTGAATACGACGGAAGGCGAGGCCGACTGAGATGGCGCGATCCGATCCTGGCGTGCGCCCCCGAGGAAGATGACATGATCTACTCAAGACGCGATATCCTGAAGATCGGTGCGGCCGCGGGGTTCGCCTCGACCGCACCGTCCAATCTGTTCGCGCAGAGCAACTCGGCCGTGCCGCTGACGGCCCGCGAAGCCAGCCTGCAACTGGCGCCGCCGGACTATCCGCAGACCGCCATCTGGGGCTTTGACGGCTCCATGCCGGGACCGGTGATCCGGGTTCGGCAGGGCGGTCGTGTCACGCGCCGGCTGGTCAATGAACTGCCTCAGGCCACGTCGCTCCACTGGCACGGCGTCCGGATCGACAATGCGATGGACGGTGTCGCGGGCCTGACGCAGGAGGCCGTCGCCCCAGGCGCGTCCTTCGACATTGATTTCGTCGCGCCCGATGCCGGCACCTACTGGTACCACGCCCACAATCGCTCCGTTGAACAGGTCGCGCGCGGTCTTTACGGAGCGCTCGTGGTCGAAGAGCCGGAGGGGCCCGACGTGTATCGCGACGAGGTCCTGATCCTCGACGACTGGCTCCTGAACCCTGACACTGCCCAGATCGATCCCGACTTCACCTCGCGCCATGATCGCAGTCACGGGGGCCGGGTCGGGAACTTCATCGCGACGAACGGACAATACGGGCACAGCCTCGATGTGCGCCGCCATGAGCGGCTGCGGCTTCGCCTCGTGAACGCGGCAAATGCCAGGATCTTCGAACTGGCGCTGGCCGGCCTCGAAGGCTGGGTGATGGCGCTCGACGGCATGCCGCTGGAGGCGCCGCAGCCCGTGTCCGATACGGTTTTGCTCGGGCCGGGGCAGCGGGCCGACCTCCTTGTGGACGTCGTGGCGGAGCAAGGTGAGACGGCCTATCTGGTTCGTGTCGACAATGGCGAGGGGTTCGTTCAGTCGGCCTTCCCGGTGGTCGGGGCATCGTCCGGCGCGCGCAGGGATGCTCCGCAGGCGTTGGCCCCAAACGCCAACATGGCTCCTCCGGATCTCTCACAAGCCCGGCATGTGCGCCTTCACATGGGTGGGGGCGCGATGGGCCGCCTGCAGTCGGCCCAGTTCAACGGGGAGCGGAGAACCTTTCGCCAACTGGTAGATGCCAACCAGTTCTGGGCCTTCAATGACGTCATCGGTATGACGGATGACCCACTGGCCGTTCTGGCACGCGATGAGCCGGTCCGTCTTGAAATCGTCAATGACACCTCCTTTCCGCATGCCATGCACCTCCACGGGATGCACTTCCGCGAGATCGCGGCAGACGGCACGCTGGGACCGCTCCGGGATACCGTCCTGACATTCGGGGGCGAGACGCGCGAGATCGCGTTTTCGGCGCATAATCCCGGCGACTGGCTGTTTCACTGCCACATGCTTTCCCATGCCGCGTCAGGGATGACGACTTGGGTCAGGGTGACCTGATGCGGAGGAGTGTCGTCGCGGTAGCTGCTGCCGCCATCGTCTCCGTCGCGCTGGTTGCTTTCTGGTGGACGGGCGGGGGCTCGGAGTCTGAGGCTGCAATGGTCATTCCAGAAGGTCTCGACCTGGCACAAGGTGAGGTGCTCTACGGCGAGTACTGCGCGTCCTGTCATGGCGCAAACCTGGAAGGGCAGCCTGACTGGCAAAGCCCGGGGCCCGACGGCCGGTTGCCGGCGCCCCCTCACGACGAGACCGGGCATACATGGCACCACCCCGACAGTGTCCTGTTCCAATACACGAAGCTTGGCGGCCGTGAGACGCTGGCCACGCAGGGCATCGAGTTCGACAGCGGCATGCCCGGCTTCTCCGGGCAGCTGAGCGATCAGGAAATCTGGACCATTCTCGCCTACATCCGATCGACGTGGCCGGAGCGCGCGCGTGCCGCGCAGGCTGCCCGTACGGAGGCGAGCTTCGCCAACGAAGGGAGTTGACCCAATGAAGAAATCCATTCTCTGCGCCACGGTATTGGCTGTTTTTCTGCCAGTCGCCGCGTCCGCGGACGACCTGTCGGAGGATCGGGTACGCGAGCTGGTCCTCGAGACCATACGCGAGAACCCGCAAATCGTGATGGAGGCCGTCGCCATCCTGCAACGTCAGGAGGCCGACGCACAGGCCGAGGCACAAGCGCAGGTTCTGGAGGACGAGCGCGATCTTCTCGAACGGGATCCGAACGCGCCCGTACTCGGAAATCCGGATGGCGACGTCACCATCGTCGAGTTCTTCGACTACAATTGCCCCTACTGCAGGCGGGTAAAACCGGAGATCGAGGCCTTGTTGGCCGCCGATCCAAACGTTCGACTCGTCTATCGCGAGTGGCCCATTCTGGGCGAGGGATCCGTCTTTGCCGCACGGGCGGCACTCGCCGCGCGCGAACAGGACCTTTACGAGGAATTCCACTGGGCTCTGATGGGGATGAACGGCCGGGCGGAGGAAGCAGCCGTCATGCGGGTGGCCGAAGAAGTCGGGCTCGATCTCGTGCAGCTCCGTCGGGACATGGCGGCGCCCGAAATCGAAGAGCATATCGCAACCTCCATGCGCCTCAGCCAGGCCCTGGGGTTCAACGGCACTCCGTCCTTCGTGATCGGCGACGCGCTCGTTCCGGGTCTCGTCGAACAGGAGCAGTTGCAGGCCTTGGTCGCGCAGGTGCGTGATGGGTCCGAATGACCGCAAGCCTGCCATCCACTGACCGGAGTTACGCGCGATGCTGACCCGCCGCCATTTCATCGCTTCTACGGCCGCTTTGTTCTCGCCGCCCATCAACGGTCCGCTGGTTGCCAGCACCTGGCCGAGCGAGGCACAGAAAGCCGAATGGGATGCGCAGGTCACGCCTGTGAACTACGATCCGGCCACGTCAAACCCGTGGGGCCTTCATCCGCGCTTCCTGCCAACCCGGGTGATCGCAAACGATGGTTTGAGACCGGGAGACATCCATGTCGACGCGGTCGCGCGCTACCTTTACCACATCGAAGAAGGCGGAACGGCCATGCGATATGGAGTGGCTATCGGGCGTGGCGATCTCTATGAGCCTGGCACCTACACGATCCGCCGCAAGGTCCGCTGGCCGCACTGGACGCCGACCCGTTCCATGATCGAGCGCGAGCCCGATCTTTACGCGCAGTACGAAGACGGGATGGAGCCCGGACCGAGCAACGCTTTGGGATCTCGCGCGCTATATCTCTATGTGGGTGAACGGGACACTTATCTTCGTATACATGGTACGCCGTATCCAAGATCGATTGGATCGAGAGCCAGCTCGGGCTGCGTCCGAATGGTCATGGCGCATATCAACGGACTATTCGATCAAGTCGCAATCGGTGTCACTGCGCGTCTTTACCCGGCCGAGAATTCCCTCGGCTCACGGACCTGAAGTGCCCGGCGCCCGAGGGATACGAACGGACGTGAGCCCGTTCAACCGCGCCGTCGCCAACTTGAATTAGCCGGAAACTGCCGGGCTGGATGCCGTGCAGATCGGGCGGCCCTCTACCGTTCGAAGCGGCAGGAGGGTCGTTTCAACGGGCCCCGAATGGAGATACCAGTAGCATCCGTCCTCCGCTTGAAGGCGGGCCGTCGTGAGATCCTGGTAAGGGGCTGCGAGTTGGATGACGGCTTCGGGCACTGGCGCTGCGGCAGGTTCAGTTTCGCGGCCTCCCTGATCGAACGATGGCGAACATCCGCCAAGGACCAATACCAGACTTCCTTGCGCAAGATGTCTCGACTTCACGCGTACTGCCCTCTGCCAGTAGATTTTTTTGTTGTTCCCAGAGTGAACAATCTGGCCCCGGGTAGCAACGATGGCCATATGAATTTCGCGTTATGCGTGGCCCAATCCTCAACTGGGCTGCGTAAATGCATCAGCTGGATGATTGGAGCGCGGACACAAGATGGCCGATGCCGGTCAAAAGCACGACGACTGCGCCGAAGAGCACGAGCGACAAGAACACAGCGGTTCCCCGAGAACGGCTATGCGCAAATGATCGGCGCTGCGCGAGCCAACCCTCGATCACGGAGACATAGAGTGGAATTGCGCTGACCAGCGTCGCGTAGAGATAGACCCCCGAGATATTCTCGAAGAAAGCCGAGCGCGCGAGGGTTGGCGCCACAACGCGAACCGCCGTTGCGCGACTGCCTCCGAAAGACCCGAACCAGTCAGCGGAAAGCACGTAGATCAAGATGTGCAGCACGATGAAGGCAACGAGCCTTGCGGCAACGTCAAGGAACAGGACCAAGCCTGGTCGTCGCTCAAGGTTTCCGCGCGCGTTGGTCGAGGCGTAGAGGAAGAAGGCGAGATAATTCACAACGAAGACCACCGGTAGGCCGTTGGTGACAACCTGGCGCAGGAACCGCTCGAGCGCCTGTTGGTTCTCGGACAATGCGGTCGCGAAGCCTGGCGTCAGCGCGACGAAGATCGCAAGGAGCGGCAGCAGCCCTGCGAGGCTGACAAGCATGGTGTTCCATGCAAATCGCGAGAACGGCATCTCGGGGGAGAAGAAGCGTTGCATGCTCACTTTCTGACACCTTCTATCGGAAAGCTGATCTGGCCCATCGTCGCATCTTGCGTTCATTCCTCCTCGACATGGCGTGGGGGCGAACACTGATCTTCTCGCTCTCGAAGATCCAACGTAACGTCATTCAGGTGTGGGAGGGGGGCGAAGTCAGGCCAATCGATCACGCCTTTGTTATGCGCGGTTTTTGATGCCGGATTCTGCTTGCGCGATCAGCGAACTACGCGCTTTCGTGCGCTGCAGGCTCTTCACAGACAGCAGTATGATTCGTCTTCTTCGCGCACTTTTGGTTGCAGTTTTTGCGCTGGCGACCAGCGTCGGCGGTGCCGTTGCGCACCACGCCGTTCATTGCGACGCGACGGGGTCAGAAGGGCGGCTCGCGGAGCATGATCACGGCGGACATGTCGCGCTACACGCCGAAGTGCCTGACCAAGAAGCTATTCCTTTGGCCGCGGACCTCGGCTTTGCAGAGTGTTCCCAGCATCTCTGCTCCGTCTACATTTCTTCAGTCGAGAACCCGAGAGAACAGGTGGCGGTTCCCGTCGCCAATAGGCCGGCAGACACCAGCATCTCCTGTCTGAGCCGCCCCGAAAGCCTGTATCGCCCCCCTGATGTCTGATCGCTGATAACCGGCGACGCCGGAGTGCGGCTCTTTGTGGGGCCGTCTTTTCTCACTCAGACGATCGGATACCAACATGAAGATAGTTCATGCGGCACTGCTGCCGCTCGCTTTGGCTGCGTGCGCGCCGCCATCTGTCCTGCCTGACCAGGAAGTCCTCGGCCTTGGCGCCGCGAACAATCAATCGGTTCAGAGCAGGTCTGCCCTTGTGGCACTCTTCCCCGACTTCGAGGCCCGTCCTGTCGTTCAGCCGGGCGACTGGAGCGACTTGAATCGCTCACAAGCGCCTGAAGGAGCACTCGAATGAAGCGGGCCGGCCTTTTTTTATCGTTGAGTGCCATGGCCTTGTCGGCATGTGCCAATCCCGAACTGACTGCTGGACTTGCTGCGCGCGAACCGGGTTTCGAGACGGTTCGCAACACGACTTCTGCGGCGACCCGAGCACAAACAGTCTTCTTGCAGGATGCCGAGTCTATCCGCGCGAATTCCGAACGCGTGCACCAGATGGTCCACGGCCGGACGTTGTCAGCCGACACGGCGGTCCAGGTCGCTCTTCTGAACAATCGCGGGTTGCAGGCGAGCTACGCCGAGCTGGGCATGACGGCTGCAGATATCTGGCAAACGACGCTGCAACCCAACCCGACGGTGTCTCTTGGTCTTCTTGGTATCAATGCCGAGGGTCTCGCATGGCGTGCGCTCGAGGGAATGATCGCCAACAATATTCTGGCCCTGACGACAAGCGAACGCCGCAGTCGGATTGCGGAGACAAGGTTCAGGCAAGCGCAGTTGCGCGCTGCCGAGGAAACGCTGAGGGTCGCGACGGAAACCCGGCTTGCCTGGATCGAGGCTGTGGCGGCCTTCGAGGCCGCCAGTGTCGTACGAGACGCGGAAGCCACGGCCAACGCGCAGTCCGACCTCGCGCGTGAGCTTGGAGAGACGGGCTTCTTGAACCGGGCGGCACAGGCGCGTGATCAGGCCCTGTTCGCGGAGTTGGCTGGGCAGAGGGCGCGTGCGCGTCTGGATGCTCAGATCGCGAAGGAACGGCTTACCCGATTGATGGGTCTCTGGGGTACTGAGACCGAGTACTATGTGCCGGACGCCTTGCCGGCACTGCCAGGCCGGGCCGGTGCGCCCCGGGACGCTGAAGCTCAGGCTCTCGCGCGGCGTGTGGATCTCATCCTCGCCCGACTGGAACTGGAGGCTGTCGCTCAGGAGCACGGGCTGGTGAATGCAACGAGGTCTGTCACCGATCTCGAGCTGATCGCAGGCTTCGAACTCGAGCGCGAGGACACTGGCGCAGGAATCGAACGCGAAACGACACCGCAGGTCGAGCTCGAGTTCGCAATTCCCATCTTCGACAGCGGCGAAGCGAGACTGCGACGTGCCGAGATGGCTTATCTGCGCGCGGCACACCAGCTTGCGGAACGCGCCGTAACTGTAAGGTCCGAGGCACGCGCTGCTCAGGCCGAACTGGCCGGTGCGCATCAGATTGCGCGCCACTACCGCGACAACCTCGTACCCATGCGGGCGCTCGTCGAGAGCGAGACGCTGCGTGCCTACAACGGGATGATCGAGTCCTACACCGAACTTCTCGATGCCATCCGGGCGCGGCAGGCGGCTCAGATGGCGGAGGTGTCGGCGCGGGCAGACTACTGGAGAGCAGAGGCGCTCATGACGGCAGCGCTCTATGGCGGCGGCGGTGAGGGCGGCGGCGGCGGTGCCGCTCCGGAAATGGCCGCTGGCGGCGCACCCGGACATTGAGAAAGGACAACAGGATGAACAGACGTCAAATGCTTGGTGCAGGTGCCACCCTCGTCGGCGCCTCGCTCCTTGCCCGGACTTCAACCGCGCAGACACCCGAAGCCCCGGTGGCCGGAGCCGCGGCGACACAGGTCCCCCCGCGCCCGAGTTCAGGGCCAGACTACAACCCGGTCGTGACCCTGAACGGCTGGTCCGTGCCCTGGCGGATGAACGGGAACGTGAAAGAGTTCCACCTGATCGCCGAACCGGTGGAACGGGAGCTCGCTGAAGGGACCGTCGCGCGGCTCTGGGGCTACAATGGCAGCTCGATCGGCCCGACCATCGAGGCGGTGGAGGGCGACCGGGTGCGCATCTTCGTCACCAATCACCTGCCCGAACACACCTCGGTCCACTGGCACGGGCTGATCCTGCCATCGGGCATGGACGGTGTGGGGGGGCTCAGCCATCCCGGCATCCCGCCCGGCAAGACCTTCGTTTACGAGTTCGACCTGATCAAGTCGGGCACGTTCATGTACCACCCGCATGCCGATGAAATGGTACAGATGGCGATGGGCATGATGGGGCTCTTCATCGTGCATCCGCGGGATCCGTCCTTCATGGCCGTGGACCGAGACTTCGCCTTTCTGCTCAACGCTTTCGACATCACGCCGGGCTCTGCGGTCCCGCGCACGATGACGATGCTGGACTTCAATCTCTGGTGCTGGAACAGCCGGATCTTCCCCGACATCGACCCACTTGTCGTGCGTCAGGGCGACCGGGTGCGGGTGCGGGTGGGCAACCTGACGATGACCAACCACCCGATCCACATGCACGGCTACGACTTCGAGGTGACGGGCACAGATGGCGGGTGGGTCCGGCCGGAAGCGCGCTGGCCCGAGGTCTCCATCGATATCCCGGTGGGAGCGATGCGCGCTTATGAGTTCGATGCGATCCATCCAGGCGACTGGGCAATCCACTGCCACAAATCGCACCACACGATGAACGCGATGGGCCACGACATCCCCACGATGATCGGTGCGGACCAGCGCCGTTCGGTCGAACTGATCCGCCAGCACCAGCGCGGATACATGGCCATGGGGAGTGCCGGCATGGCCGAGATGGGTGAGATGGAAATGCCACTGCCCGCCAACACGGTGCCGATGATGACC
It contains:
- a CDS encoding protein-disulfide reductase DsbD family protein is translated as MLTRFRADCLRILAGAMLAAIFLSAASSQVGAASSDPVTTPAVTARLLTVENGIAPGAGTLSAGLALDLAEGWKTYWRTPGEVGFPPEIDWSGSQNIASIDFQWPAPDRFTAFGIENFGYHDEVVFPIRITLEEPGAPVRLSADVTLLTCSDICVPQEFTLSLDVPTGIGIDEASAARITAFADRVPVDASATGITDISAYVDPAMSAVVVSMRAEAPFTAPDIFAELGPFASLGRPDIRLGEDGYLLWARVPILSAPDSPLQDISVTVTDAGGFAVSAAPRSLSEPPEPPFAVATSGVNLAALVWIAATAFIGGLVLNAMPCVLPVLSIKLASAMRLGGDDRIAVRQGFLASAAGAMAFMWGLAAVLFVLREIGVTVGWGLQFQNPLFLSLMLLVVGVFAANLAGAFEIVLPSRLQTRLANAGSEQGLSGDFAAGAFAAILATPCSAPFLGTAVAFALAGRGIDIAVVFTFLGLGLAAPYLVIAARPGLVRRLPKPGRWMSLLRAVLGLLLGGTALWLVWVMIGVAGPIATLASVSLTAVIVGVLSIRGLSGTVRSATAAALAFVMLLATGTLSDHLSSPGMIASESGGIAWLPFERAEIARRISTGEVVFVDVTADWCLTCKANKALVLDRDPVAALLVSPGVVAMQADWTRPDEAISRYLEGFGRFGIPFNVVYGRGAPEGIVLPELLTADAVMDALDRAGTREFSRTE
- a CDS encoding c-type cytochrome, translated to MNIRLTSIALASVIAGAAALAHTGATGVVLERMEGMKAMGDAVQAVAPMMRGEREYDPDALRRAAETIGAHSGSAMTDLFPEGSNGDPSEARDLIWEEWDRFAALAEQMQVAARGLALAADNGLAHEQGGMSTGTMMGGGSMMGGNGSAMMGSGSGMMGGGMMSGMTAADIGAMPADAAFAMASQVCSACHTRFRAEDE
- a CDS encoding c-type cytochrome, whose amino-acid sequence is MRRSVVAVAAAAIVSVALVAFWWTGGGSESEAAMVIPEGLDLAQGEVLYGEYCASCHGANLEGQPDWQSPGPDGRLPAPPHDETGHTWHHPDSVLFQYTKLGGRETLATQGIEFDSGMPGFSGQLSDQEIWTILAYIRSTWPERARAAQAARTEASFANEGS
- a CDS encoding c-type cytochrome, whose translation is MNSKTVTVAIAFIAAFVGVGWWLFAPGGNEQNPTAASDAVAVAQGSPMVEVQVPETLSGQAQIGQRGFEGLCAQCHGENAAGRQGIGPALVHRIYEPSHHADAAFLLAAQNGVRAHHWNFGNMPPVEGVTRADVMAITAYVRELQRANGIN
- a CDS encoding DsbA family protein, which produces MADRRTLLLMLVAGGAVIGGFRVLPSLFEGLPEFEPLDDPPGFRRVAGGSVSSGLNPFAGLSVGGSEETPARVSPDSLRADLCSHLFGTAARSEGVVPIASFADYYCPYCRVQTKRLSELGSELGSEVAIEWHELPLLGETSILAARAALAAKRQDTYIAFHESLLTSPFRANAEYLSLLSERIGVDHDRLIADMESESVSRELEISAALSRLFAFVGTPAMVVGRTVIQGEISDRTLRRIISMEREEGWSSVC
- a CDS encoding c-type cytochrome, with product MRPVLKFGAATAVLGVATVAALAAWPVGVEPEPIELVGDIERGAYLARASGCIACHTNFEDGGAPLAGGAPLPTDFGTFYPPNITTDPDFGIGAWTVEDFARAVRQGIGPDGAPYYPTFTYPFYADFSDQEIADLWAAFQTVPPVAENAPSHDVVFPFDQRWGLKLWRAAYLDDPETEPVDGQSEMWNRGRELVRGATHCGACHTERNLAGARVLDAVFAGNDALPGGNDAPSIRSPDLIAGGWTVSNLAYALRTGITPSGDAFGGSMGEVVMYGTSFLTPADLEAMATYLLDSDVAGIEMAGVNTTEGEAD
- a CDS encoding L,D-transpeptidase codes for the protein MLTRRHFIASTAALFSPPINGPLVASTWPSEAQKAEWDAQVTPVNYDPATSNPWGLHPRFLPTRVIANDGLRPGDIHVDAVARYLYHIEEGGTAMRYGVAIGRGDLYEPGTYTIRRKVRWPHWTPTRSMIEREPDLYAQYEDGMEPGPSNALGSRALYLYVGERDTYLRIHGTPYPRSIGSRASSGCVRMVMAHINGLFDQVAIGVTARLYPAENSLGSRT
- a CDS encoding multicopper oxidase family protein; this encodes MIYSRRDILKIGAAAGFASTAPSNLFAQSNSAVPLTAREASLQLAPPDYPQTAIWGFDGSMPGPVIRVRQGGRVTRRLVNELPQATSLHWHGVRIDNAMDGVAGLTQEAVAPGASFDIDFVAPDAGTYWYHAHNRSVEQVARGLYGALVVEEPEGPDVYRDEVLILDDWLLNPDTAQIDPDFTSRHDRSHGGRVGNFIATNGQYGHSLDVRRHERLRLRLVNAANARIFELALAGLEGWVMALDGMPLEAPQPVSDTVLLGPGQRADLLVDVVAEQGETAYLVRVDNGEGFVQSAFPVVGASSGARRDAPQALAPNANMAPPDLSQARHVRLHMGGGAMGRLQSAQFNGERRTFRQLVDANQFWAFNDVIGMTDDPLAVLARDEPVRLEIVNDTSFPHAMHLHGMHFREIAADGTLGPLRDTVLTFGGETREIAFSAHNPGDWLFHCHMLSHAASGMTTWVRVT
- a CDS encoding DsbA family protein, giving the protein MKKSILCATVLAVFLPVAASADDLSEDRVRELVLETIRENPQIVMEAVAILQRQEADAQAEAQAQVLEDERDLLERDPNAPVLGNPDGDVTIVEFFDYNCPYCRRVKPEIEALLAADPNVRLVYREWPILGEGSVFAARAALAAREQDLYEEFHWALMGMNGRAEEAAVMRVAEEVGLDLVQLRRDMAAPEIEEHIATSMRLSQALGFNGTPSFVIGDALVPGLVEQEQLQALVAQVRDGSE